The Ranitomeya imitator isolate aRanImi1 chromosome 3, aRanImi1.pri, whole genome shotgun sequence genome has a window encoding:
- the LOC138672398 gene encoding olfactory receptor 52P1-like, producing MSTQNESFYQPTTFILIGIPGLEVAEIWISIPICFMYIVTILGNSAMLLIILPQETFHKPMYLFLCMLSIIDLVASASTTPKILSIFWFDDKLIDFRACLVQLFFIHALSMMESTVLLAMAFDRYVAICYPLRYTSILPNSVIAKIGVLAIIRGSFFMAPAPFLIRRLSYCRTNVISHTYCEHMAVVKIACTDTTINQVYGLTVALLVIAVDTICITVSYSAIVRAVFRLSSKEARHKALGTCAPHVCVILISYAPALFSFFTHRFGHNIPIHIHIIFANLYILIPPMCNPIIYGARTKEIRKKIIVIFNKS from the coding sequence ATGTCAACACAAAATGAATCTTTTTACCAACCCACAACCTTCATTCTGATTGGCATTCCCGGCCTCGAGGTAGCTGAGATCTGGATCTCCATCCCCATATGTTTCATGTACATCGTGACGATTCTGGGGAACAGTGCCATGCTTCTCATCATTTTGCCCCAGGAGACCTTTCATAAACCAATGTATCTGTTCCTCTGTATGTTATCGATTATTGACCTAGTGGCATCGGCATCCACAACTCCCAAAATCCTGAGTATCTTCTGGTTTGATGACAAGTTGATTGACTTCCGTGCATGCCTGGTTCAGCTCTTCTTCATCCATGCCCTTTCCATGATGGAGTCTACGGTCCTACTGGCTATGGCGTTTGACCGCTATGTTGCTATTTGCTATCCGCTCAGATACACTTCTATCCTTCCCAACTCAGTGATTGCCAAAATTGGGGTTTTAGCAATAATTAGAGGCTCCTTCTTCATGGCTCCGGCTCCATTCCTGATCAGGAGGTTGTCCTACTGCAGAACCAACGTGATCTCTCACACCTACTGTGAACACATGGCTGTGGTGAAGATCGCTTGCACCGATACAACCATAAATCAGGTGTATGGTCTGACTGTGGCACTGCTGGTGATAGCGGTTGATACCATATGTATAACGGTGTCCTATTCGGCCATAGTTAGGGCGGTCTTTCGATTGTCCTCCAAGGAGGCTCGTCACAAGGCTTTAGGAACATGTGCCCCCCACGTCTGTGTCATCCTCATCTCTTACGCCCCGGCTCTCTTCTCATTCTTCACACATCGGTTTGGACATAACATTCCTATCCACATTCACATTATTTTTGCCAATCTCTACATTCTCATTCCACCCATGTGCAACCCAATAATCTACGGGGCAAGAACCAAGGAAATTCGCAAAAAGATAATTGTGATTTTCAACAAGTCTTAA